In Thermodesulfobacteriota bacterium, the DNA window AATTTATCAGGTTATTGTTTCAGATGGAACAGGAACGCTCGCCCTTTCGTGGTATCAATACAATCCTAAATATCTCAAGGCAACATATAAGAAAGGTTACACGGTGATACTGAGTGGAGATGTGACTTTAAACAGGTACAACAATACACTTCAGATTGTCCATCCAAGTCCCGACGATGTGGAAGTTTTTGAAGATATTGAAGGCATCGAAAAAGACATGCTCAATTTTAACAGAATCGTCCCGATTTATCCATTGACCGAGGGTATAAAACAGAGGCGGATCAGGAAGATAGAAAGCATTATATTGGATACTTATGGTAAGAGTGAATTCGATTATGTTCCTTACGAAGTAAGGAAAAGAAATCACATTATGGGTATAGATGAAGCAATCTCAAGGGTTCACTTTCCGAGCAATTCGGACGACCTTGTAGATTTGTCGGACAAGAGTTCTATTTATAATTCTCTACCTCATAGGACAGTTTCGTTCAATGAATTTTTCCTCTTGGAGGTAGGGCTTGCCCTCAAAAAAAGAGACATTTCGAAAATGCCCGGTATATCATTTGATCCTACAGGAGAGCTGACTAAAAAACTGCTTTTAGAGCTTCCATTCAAGCTTACCTCGGCTCAATCACGTGTTCTTTCTGAGATCGAAAACGATATGAGAGCGGATCGCCCCATGAATAGGCTTCTCCAGGGGGATGTAGGGAGCGGTAAAACGGTCGTGGCACTGTTGTCCATGCTAAAAGCCGTCGAGAGTGGATACCAGGCTGCGCTAATGTCTCCTACAGAGATCTTAGCCGAACAGCATTTAAGATCTGTCCTCAAATATGTTGATGGATTTGGTATTAGGGCTGTACTTTTGAAGAGCGGTCAAAGTAGAAATGAGAAAGAGTCGAATTATAATGCAATCAATTCTGGAGATGCAAAAATAGTTATTGGAACACATGCGTTGATTCAAGGAAAGGTTGAATTCAGAGATCTTGGCCTTGTGGTGATAGATGAGCAACATAGGTTCGGGGTAATTCAAAGAGCCCTACTGAGGAGTAAGGGTAAGAACCCCGACGTTCTTGTTATGACTGCTACACCCATTCCAAGGACCCTTGCTATGACCGTATATGGAGATCTTGATGTTTCTGTTCTCGATGAAATGCCTCCTCATCAACGGGCGATAGAGACCTTCGTCTTCTTTGAAGAAAAAGGTGCACGCGATAAAGCATATGACCTTGTCAGGAAGGAGGTGATTAAGGGGAGACAGGCATATATTGTTTATCCTTTGATTGAGGAGTCTGAAAGCCCTGACCATAGGGATTTGAGGTTCGCAACTAAGATGTTTGATGAGTTGAGAAAGGATGTGTTCCCAGAATTTCGACTTGGTCTGCTTCATGGGAGAATGAAGACCGAAGAGAAAAATGAGGTTATGAAAAAGTTTATTTCGCGTCAAGCGGATATCCTTGTTGCAACAACCATCGTAGAGGTTGGGGTGGATGTTCCGAATGCGACGGTGATGGTGGTCGAGAATTCTGAGCGGTATGGTCTCTCGCAACTCCATCAATTAAGGGGTCGGGTTGGAAGAGGGGAACACGAGTCTATATGCATCTTAATATCTGCTGCAAAGCGATCGGCTGATGCCCATGAGAGGCTCTCTATATTGAGGGATACTTCCGATGGTTTTAAAATTGCAGAAGCGGATCTCATGATTCGGGGTCCAGGAGAATTCATTGGAACTAGGCAATCCGGTCTGCCAGAG includes these proteins:
- the recG gene encoding ATP-dependent DNA helicase RecG, which translates into the protein MTEGLQKILESLEKPLRFASRTNFQNIHKVKDLDKVVEDMTLRALSLNLTVKEVTTLKSLRQSFGAYNRLRLNGKKKLIIDSLGIITGLKGVEDYPVDENLATRETISPTPDRTDLSQISIQYVKGVGPRIAEVLSRKGIKTVEDALNYFPRTYEDRRNIKRISTLKPNSRQTVMGKIVLSGMVRSRSRGIYQVIVSDGTGTLALSWYQYNPKYLKATYKKGYTVILSGDVTLNRYNNTLQIVHPSPDDVEVFEDIEGIEKDMLNFNRIVPIYPLTEGIKQRRIRKIESIILDTYGKSEFDYVPYEVRKRNHIMGIDEAISRVHFPSNSDDLVDLSDKSSIYNSLPHRTVSFNEFFLLEVGLALKKRDISKMPGISFDPTGELTKKLLLELPFKLTSAQSRVLSEIENDMRADRPMNRLLQGDVGSGKTVVALLSMLKAVESGYQAALMSPTEILAEQHLRSVLKYVDGFGIRAVLLKSGQSRNEKESNYNAINSGDAKIVIGTHALIQGKVEFRDLGLVVIDEQHRFGVIQRALLRSKGKNPDVLVMTATPIPRTLAMTVYGDLDVSVLDEMPPHQRAIETFVFFEEKGARDKAYDLVRKEVIKGRQAYIVYPLIEESESPDHRDLRFATKMFDELRKDVFPEFRLGLLHGRMKTEEKNEVMKKFISRQADILVATTIVEVGVDVPNATVMVVENSERYGLSQLHQLRGRVGRGEHESICILISAAKRSADAHERLSILRDTSDGFKIAEADLMIRGPGEFIGTRQSGLPEFRFANLLRDARILGEARNEAFDIVKKDPTLVNYPRLYRGVLKRWGESLELAGIS